In a single window of the Gossypium hirsutum isolate 1008001.06 chromosome A13, Gossypium_hirsutum_v2.1, whole genome shotgun sequence genome:
- the LOC107893824 gene encoding U-box domain-containing protein 9 — protein sequence MAEKEVSSAAAGGREEELKKELQSVVKKIVDEDNYGIEITLKAISILSDLSDTVLTKKFRCPISGEIMGDPVVLSSGLTYDRPSIQKWLNEGNLTCPQSKEVLSHTILTPNCLVRKLISSWCKGHGVAVPRSHQDSNGEMSTEFDRVYFNSLVTKMFSSLTDRKEAAKELRRLTTAAPSYRAVFFEFTDPISRLIGPILEGSVDSDPELQEDLITTFMNLLVDSDNMKLVADHPDAIPLLIKSLEFGTIETRKNAAVALSMLSSDNDRRLLIGNAGAPMPLLQLLREGHPIAMKEAASAILNQCVEYNNKEKFIELGAVKVLLEKIREGKLVDELINLVAQLSTHPKAVNELSELDTVHCLLGIIRETESERTKENCVAILYNVCLNDVGLLKVIWTEGIEHQTLAKLVDTGTARAKRKATALATKIGKLFPTVL from the exons ATGGCTGAAAAAGAGGTGTCTTCAGCAGCAGCAGGAGGACGAGAGGAAGAGTTAAAGAAAGAACTGCAAAGCGTTGTAAAGAAAATTGTTGATGAAGATAACTATGGAATTGAGATAACACTTAAAGCCATAAGCATCTTGTCTGATTTGAGTGATACAGTTTTGACTAAGAAATTCAGGTGTCCTATTTCGGGTGAAATCATGGGCGACCCTGTGGTCTTGAGTTCAGGCCTG ACTTATGATAGGCCATCAATCCAGAAGTGGTTGAATGAAGGAAACTTAACATGTCCTCAGTCCAAGGAAGTGCTCTCCCACACTATCCTCACCCCTAACTGCTTGGTTCGAAAATTGATTTCAAGCTGGTGCAAAGGACACGGCGTTGCTGTACCGAGATCCCATCAGGATAGCAATGGAGAAATGAGTACTGAGTTCGACCGCGTGTACTTTAACTCATTGGTCACCAAGATGTTTTCTTCCCTTACTGATCGCAAGGAAGCTGCAAAAGAGCTTCGGAGACTAACAACTGCCGCACCATCGTATAGGGCAGTCTTTTTCGAGTTTACTGATCCCATTTCTAGATTGATCGGTCCAATATTGGAAGGCAGTGTAGATTCGGATCCCGAACTCCAGGAGGATTTGATCACAACATTTATGAACCTGTTGGTTGATAGTGACAATATGAAGCTGGTGGCTGATCACCCTGATGCCATTCCTCTTCTTATCAAATCCTTGGAGTTTGGAACCATTGAAACAAGAAAAAACGCTGCAGTTGCTCTCTCCATGTTATCGTCTGACAATGATAGGAGGCTATTGATCGGAAATGCCGGGGCTCCTATGCCGTTACTCCAACTCCTACGGGAAGGGCATCCCATAGCAATGAAGGAGGCAGCCTCAGCAATATTGAACCAATGTGTGGAGTataataacaaagaaaaatttattgaattaggTGCAGTGAAGGTGTTACTAGAGAAGATCAGGGAAGGCAAACTTGTGGATGAGCTTATCAACCTTGTAGCGCAACTATCTACACATCCCAAAGCGGTCAATGAACTGAGTGAACTAGATACAGTACACTGCTTGCTTGGGATCATAAGAGAGACTGAGTCAGAACGTACTAAGGAGAACTGCGTGGCTATCCTGTACAATGTATGCTTGAACGATGTGGGTTTGTTGAAGGTGATCTGGACTGAAGGAATCGAACACCAGACTTTAGCTAAGCTTGTAGATACAGGGACTGCAAGGGCTAAAAGGAAGGCAACTGCCCTCGCTACTAAGATAGGTAAGCTTTTCCCAACTGTACTATAA